AGACAATCCAATTTACGAAGTCGATGGTGAAAGTGATGTAGACGTGAGtgcagtcgggtcaaaacgacatgaagctcggtgcgtaagcggctgcgctcgaatcggcgcggtggaggtagcggttgggatcaagTTGAGACCATCACCAACTGCCAAGACTGGCACTACCAAGAGTTCCCTTGATCTTAACCGCCAcactaccgcaccgctttgagcgcagctgcttataTAACTGCGCCgaatttcatgtcgttttgatctgactacAGTTCACAACGTGGTAGCTGCGCAGTGAACGTCTTCGCGAAAGATTTTATGGCACTGGTTAAGTTATCTGTTGCTACAGATTAGGAAGGTCTTATTTTGCGAATCAATTTGTAACAGTTTGGTAGATGTTTCCTACGTACAGAGTCCTCCTCACGATCCTTCACATGGGCCTGCAAATTCTCCATCCTACACGGTAAGAAATGTTAATTAATAATCCCTGTTATGTGTTAGATTTATATAAATTTTAGGCCCTTTCATGTTCATCTCCTAATCAGTATCGTTATTGCTGGTACTGTTATGAAACATACAAGGCGATGTGCATGGCTCAGGGAAAACCCCCACCTAGTATCTTCAGCCATGGACTGTGGCGCGGTCACTGCATGAGGGATGCGAACAGGGTTACAACGTGAGTTACATATGAATATTCTCCCACAATTACTACTAAGGACAGCAAGTGTGCCATACCTTGTTCAGAACGATGAGAAAGAATGTCCACACATTTACTTTTATGGATGGTCCAGCCGGTGGTTGTGAGCGAGTCGGACTGCAAGAATGAGTGGAGTTAAAGAGTGTCCCAACTCGGTCACAACCGCTGGCTTCTCCGTACCGCTTCAAACACGGCAGCTTACCTAGCTGCATCGATCCTCGTTTCTTTTGGCTCGACCACAGGAGGAACGAGTTGAAATAGCAGCGGATAATTCTGAAATGATGCGTCCTGATTGAAATATGGTCCAGAAACTTAGAGTTATCTAGAGATATCCAATATGTATTGCTTCTAAAACCATTTCTGACAAAATGAATGTTTTGGTTTTCATGCGTTAGCCGATAGTCAGTATTCACCAATACTCAAACGATGCGCTTACGTTTACTTAATGAAAGCAGTTAAACGGGAACATGGTCATTAAAGAAGTTGCCTGTCTTCTGTGAAGCCAAGAAAGAATATTTGGGATTTTCAAGCATTCTTTggtatttttcaaacttctgcTCGTACTATGTGTGTGAGACGAACTAAAACGCGGTGTTCACTTTCGGGGAAACGATGTACTGAGACAGTGCATCTCAACCTATACAACTACTCAGTTAGCATTGCTTGAATGCTCAAAAAAGCTActggtgctttttttctatagtGCCGAAAAGAGTATAATTGTTCCGGAAATATTTCATgaagataaaggatgaaggaccGAATGAATTAGGAcccgtccccacgttcactttaatttagaatcgtttgaggcttacgaacgtgtaattggcctatacaatgacttgcggtggctagccgagatgtcaagtcagtgtttttattctcccagacaactctggtaccaatctatcgacctcggagggatgaaaggcttggtgagcactagggcggattcgaactccgatcgatcgtgcaggaagcgcaACCTCTGACCACTACCCTAAAATGTAGATTAATGTGAAGAAGTGAGAACTAGAGAAGAGTTATGCATTCATGTCATGTTATAGTCACTGAGAAAAGTAACAATGACATTCTTTTCATCGCACTACTAAACAAATTACATATGATTTAGAAATGAatccttttccttttgttgACTGCACATTGGATactcctttcttttcagttgCCCACATCTTTGGTTTACGACATGCTCCCACTGTGGCGCTACGGGCAGCGCGGCACACAGCCCCCAGTTCTGCCCGATGTTAGAGATTGCCAGTCTTTGTCTCCGCAACAACTGAGACCATGCTCTATTCTT
The Necator americanus strain Aroian chromosome I, whole genome shotgun sequence genome window above contains:
- a CDS encoding hypothetical protein (NECATOR_CHRI.G2028.T1), whose protein sequence is MLSKVDLELKERSDNRRSSVEAKVPRKGKIELELKKAPRDKDVNLMFADSWNGYAGGDVSPAVRGNKESKELLVYCGKRSGGSTGSSESSNSSHYDEHERAESTLSDLLIGSDNPIYEVDGESDVDIRKVLFCESICNSLVDVSYVQSPPHDPSHGPANSPSYTALSCSSPNQYRYCWYCYETYKAMCMAQGKPPPSIFSHGLWRGHCMRDANRVTTCPHLWFTTCSHCGATGSAAHSPQFCPMLEIASLCLRNN
- a CDS encoding hypothetical protein (NECATOR_CHRI.G2028.T2), with product MLSKVDLELKERSDNRRSSVEAKVPRKGKIELELKKAPRDKDVNLMFADSWNGYAGGDVSPAVRGNKESKELLVYCGKRSGGSTGSSESSNSSHYDEHERAESTLSDLLIGSDNPIYEVDGESDVDSPPHDPSHGPANSPSYTALSCSSPNQYRYCWYCYETYKAMCMAQGKPPPSIFSHGLWRGHCMRDANRVTTCPHLWFTTCSHCGATGSAAHSPQFCPMLEIASLCLRNN